ATACTGGAGTTATCactttgatcaccttgactcccgctgATCTTCAAACTAGTCGAGctggcgccagtaattcttccacttgtcccgatcgcttgccagagtagcccagtggttcctcctttccccagtggaacccagtcgctcacggttctggtccaacggttgtagttaaagcgcatcacgggtccggcccaccttattttactttccttggcaaacgcggcggcgtctctgatcttcgatcgctgacgtaggagagaacttcgaattccgtccctcacttgcgtgaaacgggatactcctagcatcactctctcaattgcgcgttcaatgacgctcacagcgttttcttcctgcttgcgagatgcccaggtttccgaagcataggtcaaagcaggaagagcGGTGGTACTGAAGAGGtcagcacggagccgggtgttcctggtcttcttcactacatcctcgatgctcttgtaagCTCCCCAAgtcgctcgtctcctcctgcccaggtcggaggtcaggtcgttcatcatgttcaattcccggcccAGGTAAaggtagctggtgcattcggatatgttcattTCGTTGAGCGTGATTGGAGCATCCggaacccatccgttccgcatgaaaaTCGTCTTTTGTTGATTCAggtgaagaccgatgcatccacatgtatcgtagaattcggtcagcactcgtaccgcttggctgatgctaggtgttatcagtacgtcatcagcaaagcgcaaatggtgtagctgccgaccgtcgaccttcactcccatgtcgtcccgtTCCAAACTTTgtattgcgttctcgagggtggctgtgaatattttgggtgagattgtatctccctgtcggaccccctcttcacgtcaatgatgatattcttgtagaatggcgaaattccggtcgtgaatctactgtacaactctcgaagtacctttatgttctgagtagggacgccttggttgtccaaggctacCACGACCGCTTTcatctcaactgagtcgaaggccttctttaagttgATAAAGGTGAGAaggagcggcatcttgtactcttgtgatacctcgatgagtttcgaaacagtgtaaatgtggtcaatcgtgctgaatccttttcgaaaccctgcttgctcgcatggctatccttcatccaagactttttcaatcctattaaggatcactcttgtaaagagcttgtagatgacggacagtaggcggATTGGaggatagttgccgatgtcatgtggatctcactttttatacagcaacacggtcttgctggtcttccactgtataggaaccttgcattccgacaggtaactgTGTGttgccagggtgttgatgagtactggcagaaggttcttcaggtgttatggtcttattctgtctaGATCGGGTGCcttacgatttcttaccgacatgatagcatgtcgtatttcggacgggagaacctctggaatgacttgtccgtcttccctcagatggtgagaagacaagtggacatggctgtcgaaaagatcagagtagaagtcgtagatgattttctccatccctcttctcgatgcaatggctgttccctctGGATTctggagagcagtcatcctcgtcttgcgactggcgaagtctcgacgggcgtagcggatgcttttccccgcctctgcagcttcagttAGCACTTCTGCTcctctctctttaaggtcttcctttatcgcctctctgtaAGGCCTTACGAGCACGAACGTAAGCtattggttccctgcggctcgtcctgctccacgctggcgtatcagctcaagagtttcaagagacagacgtctcttggtggttttaaaactctcagccttcttcgcgcagtcgtgaaggtgttcaacgagccggtcatattcctcgtcgatgttgtccattgcgcaatcttcccaaaagccggctaacgtaggGAAGAGAttccagttgatgatagttctgggatttctccctctgaacttggcggctttctcttctctccttgtgaaggaaaatcttcctcggaggaggcgatggtccgatcccgtattgaactttggtacaacagcgacgtccgtcaggcagaaccttttattgacgatgtgATCTACTTCATTACTTTACTTTCCACCgagtgactcccacgtccagcgtagagaggagggcttctggaattccGAGTATctatggatggtcttagtcgtcgtaatgaactcggagagcctctccccctggtcattctattgtaggccgtgggtcccgatgtgtaGTTCTTCTTGGGCTAActttagcgttgaaatcgccaattattaCCTTGTAGAAAGCATCTTCTCgctagaacttctccaggtccatacagaaagcttcgacttcttcttcttcgtagcttgatgttggagcgtaagcggcgaagatagtcaaagctggtgttggaccatatcttctcatccgcagacgtccgattcgggtcgtaagttgttcggaagagtcgatgttcttcaCCATACTCGTTTTGACGAGGACCatctccaccaacacctctactgtcgcatgttcctaagaacagttcttctccggATTTACGGCGTTCAGTGGTTGGTGTGATCTCATTTCGATCATCCCGATATCAtcgttcttgatttttttggcttgcatcatcataTCTTctatggccgcttccgatgtaagcgtacgtgcgttataagtacagatcgtcatcctagtccttttccgtttcggtagcctatatgactcctgcaaccccgcccttcctggcgctaccgtaccaggctttcctccggaattaGGAGACtctttctattactgtgacatgcaaaaaaaaacaaaaaaaaaccatggacaggttgcaagcctctaatCTTATTAGTTTTTGTTAGAACTTcagttctcccggagtggacatgtggagcttatttgttggaggcgactccacaccgcctcccttgcacctcccagtcacttgattgcgggcttttggccggaccgacgtgcgggatacaatgatgacatgagtcagtcctggctcagcagaaacagggagtccatccttcccctgaatccacccgcgtctctgggcaagcacaaggtcgcttttgctCCGCGACTGGCCCCTCTacgacgcgccacgtagcctctcgactaaccggctgtgatccctctagagGGAGATCCGTGTACTGGAGTTATAATAGTCTAATTCTTTGCAGAAATAGGGTCGCTGTCCCATCTGTGAAAGCAATCATCTTaatcagaaaaagagagagattAGCTCATTGCCTGTGGTAAATAGTGATAAGAGCAAATTTCACCTCCGAGCCTGcggtaaacaaataaacttttCAGGCCCTCTTCAGCAATGGTGTCTTCTATTCCTACGATCCTCATACATTGCTAGCTCGACTCGGTGATGGAAGTCACATGACTCCCGTGGGGCTTGAGTTGCTGCGACCTCTCTAcgctaaaattttgaataaactaCTAGCATTGTTACCGAACTAAAGACTTAACAGACGTGTATCATATAAATGATGTTGATTGAATAAATGATATTTATGTGTATATTGTTTGAAGATAGTCTTTACTTTCTCAATCTAGAGGGTCAATCTAGAGAGGATctaaacttcaaaatcttctccgttatgacgccgcaccctgtgaccaTCCAAtgcatgatttccttttgccgtccaggtgttctttgattcgaatacatagtggtctagctgtttcttctatgtattcgtcaccacattACACACAGAAagtcatataaacaacacatgaactcatgcaaccaccctcgttgttatccgggcatattttgcactccggtgtcgtgcaaatgcgatcatataggcgattcCGAATGAGAATTTGCTTAAGGTTAATAGGAGAAGCTCCACGATGGCAACAGATTATGTGTATATTGTTTGAAGATAGTCTTTACTTTCTCAATCTAGGGGGTTTAGAATACGTTTGTTATATCATGCTCCTATAGGAAAATAACGGCATGTTTCAACAATGGTGGTTTTTGTGTTACAGTAATAAGCAGAAAAGGCCAATTATGATGGCGAATTATGATGCCATCATGCTGAGTAGAAATAGTGGAGTTATAATAGGCAATACTAAGAATCCAAACTTGTTGTGAATTCCGACaaatggaaataataaaagtaaatgagaTGGAAATGTTAGTGTGAAGTATGGAAACGAAATAAAGTAAGAAAATTAGAGAATGAACTAGGAGTATGACTCTAATCAACATCACCTAGTAGGTATAGATGTAGTAAGATGGCAAGGAGACGTATGTAATTACTTGCAAATTTAGAGataaagttcaaaaaatcacttgaACTTAATGAAGTAAAAGTTTCTCACATGGGCTTAATGACATTCTAACAAGAAAATCATACGTTTTACAAGGCTACTGGGAGTCATGTCAAAGCTAAAATTGTCTCTAGAAGAAAGCTTGAAGAATTTCACTGACCACCGACCTACAGTGAGAGAGGCCATCCGAATTATTCAAGGcggaaacagaaaagaaaaaggaaaagaaaacagaaaaatatgtcaaaatcgcagttgaaaatttcaagaaaaagtcacagttaaaatcctttttttcatggtGGATTTCAGTCACCAGATGGATAATACAATAGTGAAGTCCGCCACTGACTTACTTAACTTAATCGGTAGGCTGGTGTCATCGCTTGAAGAGATTATCCGCATCTTCACCGAGTTGTGTCGTCCTCGAAGATAGCTCTGTccaactttctcgatcttctgctaGAGCTTGCACAGTATTAATCCATTTggcgctattccatattctgcgaaatcttacgtctcgcctgaactgcctatccacgacCTCTTTTCCCCACCTCAAACCAGAACTTCCGGTTTGGGCCAGGAGGCGTGTTCTGAGGATTCTCTCTGCTTGAATTCGGGAGAATCCTCGAAACTCGCTGGACACGGCGATCTCttggtctccttaatatatgaccaaaggaGCGAAGACAACTTCTGTAGCCACTTCCgctggcggtgcaagatgttgatattttccacgtgtcatccaccGGTATACCACATAAATTTTCCGGTAAAGATATCTTCATTGTGAAAAAACACCTAGGCCAAACGTAGCCAAGCGGCCGCTTAAGCAGCTTTCTTTCTGTGcgatcaagcctctccatcaccgtagatggtggTGACCGAGTCTCCGATCCATGCATCATGGTGGGGctaattgcggataggtagactcgcagcatgacttcgttggtgatggggatCGACCACAATCGTTTCGTCAAGGAgctaaatgcagaaatggccttagcgtatctttgctgaatatctttcttttagctgccgttgttcctCGCATAAGCggacagcccaggtaacagaactcatcgacgagttcgatcggtCTTACACCACCCACCACCTCAAACGGCGTTGTACGTCCGGCTGGCGTTCCAACTGCAgctgttgttcgttgattcatttcatcaagaaagcgaacgaactttcctagTACTCCATCGACGCGGAGCGAATTGAGAAGACTGCCTcaatgaggagagtcgaaagcggcttcaaagtgcAGAAACGCTAATGTACGTCTCGCAGAGAGTAGATGCATCAAGTATTCCGCCTCATGAGCATTCGCAAGGAAATTTGAGGCTTTCACCTATATTACCAATGAAAGattgaggaagaaaataattagatGAATGGAGACGTGATGTgactttaacgacaaccgtgtACGTAAGTGAATTCCGTGAGAGCGCAGCAGATAGACGACTTTATTCTTAGATTTCTTTACGTACttcgcagaagaaaaaatgtcccCTTTATGTATCTGACAAGAGACGCTGGCGCTCCAGTCAAGAAAATGGTAGACTATTCAAAGCAATCCTCTATAGCATCGATACACCGCCTTCAATAGTTCTGTTACTGCTTGTTTCAAAATCCTCCTCTGGGACGTCCTTTAAGGCTCGTGTCACGGTCGTTTTACTCTCAGGGACGTATTCAGGGTTAATCTTTCAGAATCTTCctaatttttggaaacaaaaagaactctTGCGGTGACAGATCAGAGCTGTACAAGGCTGCACCAGCGTTGCAGCACTTTTCTTCACCGAGAAATCTTTCACCAAAAGCGGTGTGTGGACGGAAGCATTGTCCTGACGAAGCCGCTATCGATCGATAATGTCCGAACGGTCTCCGGCCAGCCACCCAATCAGCCGAACGCATTGTCttgtataaaatattttacaaattGCCGGTGCATACAAATCCTTTTTGAACATATcctttcgaggaaaaaaaggcgACCAGcatgattttgatttctgcGATTGAACCAGGTTGCAATTTACTCCCAAGACTCACCACCACCACTTCCTCTTGTCCCTAGGGGAAGTGGCggtttgtcaatttttttgagtgaGCGCGCATAAAGTCACTGTCATGACTTTCGCGGCATACTCTGTATTTTGTCTTGGATTTGTTCCGCTtttataatgaaaataaaggatagaggataaagtgtctgttgttaaccaatccgctcgggatgcgccgccacgttcacttcgattcagaatcgtttggggtttacgaacgtgtaactggcctatacagtgacttgcgggggctagccgatgtctcaagcagggtcaagcgtatagttgggaaaaatccctcctaaaaacgacccccttCCTTCCCCCCTCGCAGACCCTCCTAAAAACAaccccctcatctcgttcctaccagtatagctgcccacacagcaatcaaaatttgggtataataaaaggaattcaaaaaacaaacaaacgcctaataaataaattgaaataatacaacataataaataaattataaattattttaaaaaataataatgtacaagtaaaacaaagtatatattgtaatacagcgatattaatataataaataataactaaaattATATGGtcatgttaattatatgttcaagatgccgcgtgacgtgtgccaggtggaagaagatcaagaataaTAATCGAGGTAGAAAAGCATTCAACCTTTCGATGGACTGATCTAGACACGGTTAGAAtattgtgtttgattttctgtagatTTTCTGTAATAATGTGTGTTCCAGGTAGCTCGCATGGAGATCTGGAACAGCGCATTGAGAAGACAACAGAGGAAGATGTTTATTAGACTttacatatataataaatataataaatggtTTTAATCTTCTATTTCGAGCAGCAAAGTCCTCGAGTGGAGAGACATCTCGAACAGCCCTTGATGTTTCCGGACTTCGCGATCGCGATTCCTTTGCTGTTTCACAGCGTTTCGTTTCACAGCCCAAGTCTGagcagaaataatgataatagaagaaaacattttgaaacgaatttaaaaaagttcacaaatacactggaaaaaagtgtttgcaaaaaaaacccttaccACTAGTGCGATGAGCGTAATCACAGCAAGGAGTCCGAGTACTGCGAAAATAAGTGTAGAGGATTGATCAGTGGGTGCAGCTATCATCGTCGTCGTTTTAGGATGAGAAGTGAGCCATGCatctctcaactttttcttctctgagaGACACTCGGCTGAAGGTCTCGGTTCGGagttaatttctttaaaacgcATGACGCTCTCCTCAGGAGAAAGGGCGGAAATATCGTAGTACATTATCGTATCGTAATACGTACTGTAAATACTGCAATTAGTGTATAACTAGatccaataaatgattatCATTAGGCGAGAAGATTAAAAGACATGTCaagataataaagaaagactaaagataataaagaaaaactaactaGAAGGCAGCCAGATTGTCGAAGATGCCACCGGTAGGCCGCGACCCATTCCACATTGGCTACTCACCAAAAATATTCTCCAGGTATATTTGCTCGGATTAATACGAGGTAGACGTTActgcaagaattagaagtgGGTCAGTATATATGTACacatataatttaaaaagataagtGAGCCCTAAATCTAAAGTGTATTCGGCAGCACAATTGTATTGTTTGACATGATCAAAGATCAATCAGAGATGGtcaaaagttcgatccccgccggaaccattatttttgcagaatgaaaaaagagctggaaaagaagcagaacaccttttaaaacaattttcacactatttccaattactaacaaacaattttactcatcgacaatggaaatgaacggatgagAGTTCGATATCCGCtggaatctagatttttgcaaaaccggaaaaaaatcagtgaggagaacatttcattgacagtttttttttgaaattatattcAGAGCACCGTTTGCCACATACAAGTGTTATACAGAGGtgattttagcgattagaacgaggccttaattggaaattactgctggactggtcggattttgttaccttgaaataaacattaataACTCACTAAAGAAAAGACATAGGAAGACATAACTGGCTGCGTTGTATAGAGGAAGACTTACGCTACAAAACgattaaaaaatcttttgcagggaccctctggtttttttgaaacctaattgagaaaaagttgagaaatttgacattttcctcgactttttctcaactagcttttttgaagatgaaaacaacctgtaaaaaagtagaaactaGTTATGATAGCAGAATTGTTCCTCTACAACACGCATTAAACcgaatttgtttttataaactatgagctgagttatggaaatttatttgaagtcacacagattttgacgcgttgccgaaaatctgagatttcgctctttttcccgTTGCGAGGATGCGGTAGCGCCGTTGAAAACTTCGATTGTATAtttggatagagcatcaagTAAAACCCTTagctgcaaattttggcctcTTTAGGTGtcctggttctctcaaaaactagttgagaaaaagtcgaaaatttgaggcaaaaattgggatttatctcaactaggtttcaaaaagactaggaaagctagaggcaccaaactttgtagaaatatagaagatatctctctctacagatcgcagcctgctttattgcataaaattcactttgcGCGTAGATATCCAGAAACACGTGGAacctactttgtactaattttaaccctaattgcgcctgtagatgCCTTTTTCTCGCTCGTTAGCAGCATCATAATTGCTTTCTCGACTGAAAGTAAGACGCTTGTCACTGcaggatgagaaatgtgctctttaaattcttttacgctaaatgcaaaaatagcacCTTTGCAGGGATTGGTCCCTGACCGTCACAATAAAACAAGCGCGGAATCTCGTTGAGCCATCCAATTTTGGTGAATCACCAGCATCAGCCCTATTTCAACAGAGCGTGTAATGGCCAATTAACAGATGTCCTTATCGAAGTCTTTGTAACCGCGCATAAATAATtctgcactacacttaccaaCTTGAGCCAGCGTACTTGCTTTTCACTGTAGCTATGCtacttagtgctcttacaTTTCTGTTAGTTTCTGAAGTTCCTAAgagaattttcgatgctgcGTTCCCGTACAATTgcggatcttcaatatattgaattggctgtgacgaagagtgtcgaagcactgtgcaagctaagaagattgccttttatggtctcttagtactcaatacgaagtcacctctgcttagtttcatttctttcatataaattagtaacacacaattttgtagtgtagactgtaattttgtaattttgcttTGTAGAACTGTAATTTGGTAGTGCTTAGACTTGATAGGTTTGGAAACaaatcgattttttgaaagaatagaAACTTTTAAGTAATTAGTTGCATTTAACATAATTGGCTTCCTATTTtgtcacatcacaaaattatcacgttatttattatgcatcacatttattcaagatttcaattgtttgtgcTAATTCAAAAGTAACCGAGAGGTTTGTTTATagaaattttgatgttttggAGAGGATGCTATTGCCACTGGTACGTTTCCTTCGTCTACgagcttcttctttctcctttctgaaggctttccttttcgttcagGTAATGGGGACTCCCTTACCACCTTGCATGTACGACGACTTATGATTTTTCACCGTTTgtgccaccgaagcgactGCGGCGTcagttagagcagcaaaaaatcaGCATCAGTTAGAGCATCAAAAAATGCTGTCGTCCTTCttcaagattggctcaaaaagcg
This is a stretch of genomic DNA from Necator americanus strain Aroian chromosome II, whole genome shotgun sequence. It encodes these proteins:
- a CDS encoding hypothetical protein (NECATOR_CHRII.G7295.T1), producing the protein MGVKVDGRQLHHLRFADDVLITPSISQAVRVLTEFYDTCGCIGLHLNQQKTIFMRNGWVPDAPITLNEMNISECTSYLYLGRELNMMNDLTSDLGRRRRATWGAYKSIEDVVKKTRNTRLRADLFSTTALPALTYASETWASRKQEENAVSVIERAIERVMLGVSRFTQVRDGIRSSLLRQRSKIRDAAAFAKESKIRWAGPVMRFNYNRWTRTVSDWVPLGKGGTTGLLWQAIGTSGRITGASSTSLKISGSQGDQSDNSSIST
- a CDS encoding hypothetical protein (NECATOR_CHRII.G7296.T1), with amino-acid sequence MWISLFIQQHGLAGLPLYRNLAFRQIGCLTISYRHDSMSYFGRENLWNDLSVFPQMALFSNGVFYSYDPHTLLARLGDGSHMTPVGLELLRPLYAKILNKLLALLPN
- a CDS encoding hypothetical protein (NECATOR_CHRII.G7297.T1); this translates as MLRVYLSAISPTMMHGSETRSPPSTVMERLDRTERKLLKRPLGYVWPRRPRDRRVQRVSRILPNSSRENPQNTPPGPNRKFWFEQKIEKVGQSYLRGRHNSVKMRIISSSDDTSLPIKLIEVLVEMVLVKTSMVKNIDSSEQLTTRIGRLRMRRYGPTPALTIFAAYAPTSSYEEEEVEAFCMDLEKEAIKEDLKERGAEVLTEAAEAGKSIRYARRDFASRKTRMTALQNPEGTAIASRRGMEKIIYDFYSDLFDSHVHLSSHHLREDGQVIPEVLPSEIRHAIMSVRNRKAPDLDRIRP
- a CDS encoding hypothetical protein (NECATOR_CHRII.G7298.T1), which gives rise to MWNGSRPTGGIFDNLAAFYTYYDTIMYYDISALSPEESVMRFKEINSEPRPSAECLSEKKKLRDAWLTSHPKTTTMIAAPTDQSSTLIFAVLGLLAVITLIALVTWAVKRNAVKQQRNRDREVRKHQGLFEMSLHSRTLLLEIED